One Bradyrhizobium zhanjiangense DNA segment encodes these proteins:
- a CDS encoding amino acid ABC transporter ATP-binding protein yields the protein MSDPIVKISGLNKWYGDFHVLRDIDLDVHKGERIVICGPSGSGKSTLIRCINALEEFQEGEIVVDGIELGPNLKHIDAVRREVGMVFQSFNLFPHLTVLDNCTLAPIWVRNIPKKDAEEAAMKFLERVKIPHQANKFPGQMSGGQQQRVAIARALTMNPKVMLFDEPTSALDPEMVKEVLDTMVDLAEEGMTMLVVTHEMGFAREVANRVVFMDAGQIIEANTPKEFFAAPQHARTKLFLSQILR from the coding sequence ATGTCCGACCCCATCGTCAAGATTTCCGGCCTCAACAAATGGTACGGCGACTTTCACGTCCTGCGCGACATCGACCTCGATGTCCACAAGGGCGAGCGCATCGTGATCTGCGGGCCCTCGGGCTCGGGCAAGTCGACGCTAATCCGCTGCATCAACGCGCTCGAGGAATTCCAGGAGGGCGAGATCGTCGTCGACGGCATCGAGCTCGGTCCGAACCTCAAGCATATCGATGCGGTGCGACGCGAAGTCGGCATGGTGTTTCAGAGCTTCAATCTGTTCCCGCATCTCACGGTCCTCGATAATTGCACGCTGGCGCCGATCTGGGTGCGCAACATACCCAAGAAGGATGCCGAGGAGGCCGCCATGAAATTCCTGGAGCGGGTCAAGATCCCGCACCAGGCCAACAAGTTTCCCGGCCAGATGTCCGGCGGCCAGCAGCAGCGCGTCGCGATCGCCCGTGCGCTGACCATGAACCCGAAGGTGATGCTGTTCGACGAGCCAACCTCGGCGCTCGACCCCGAAATGGTCAAGGAGGTGCTCGACACCATGGTCGATCTCGCCGAGGAGGGCATGACCATGCTGGTCGTCACCCACGAGATGGGCTTTGCCCGCGAGGTCGCCAACCGCGTCGTGTTCATGGACGCCGGCCAGATCATCGAGGCCAACACGCCGAAAGAATTCTTCGCCGCCCCGCAGCACGCCCGCACCAAGCTTTTCCTGAGCCAGATCCTGCGCTGA
- a CDS encoding amino acid ABC transporter permease, which yields MSTEARKPPPQIALKIRRVLGGKAGWNGIAVQFAFAAILGWIGYEIVSNARANLENQHIAAGFGFLRNNAGFDVNQTLIPYTGSDTFLRVFVVGLLNTLVVSVVGIVFATVIGFIVALCRLSPNWLLSRVGEIYVELIRNLPLLFQILFWYLAVLAALPNPRQSISLLGIAFLSNRGLVVPSPIGESGLEPFLAMLALGIVAALALRIYARRALFQEGRMIRIWPYVLGLLFGLPLATILVFGLPFTVELPQLKGFNFAGGSRIIPEFVALTLALSTYTAAFIAEIVRAGILSVHRGQMEAGSSLGLSRGTTLRLIVVPQAMRVIVPPLTNQYLNLTKNSSLAVAIGYPDLVSVFAGTSLSQTGQAIEIIAMTMGVYLLISLVTSAIMSVYGWRVSRSLGA from the coding sequence ATGAGCACCGAGGCCCGTAAACCGCCGCCCCAGATCGCGCTGAAGATCAGGCGTGTGCTGGGCGGCAAGGCAGGCTGGAACGGCATTGCCGTCCAGTTTGCCTTCGCGGCGATCCTGGGCTGGATCGGCTATGAGATCGTCTCCAACGCCCGCGCCAACCTCGAAAACCAGCACATCGCCGCCGGCTTCGGCTTCCTCCGCAACAATGCCGGCTTCGATGTCAATCAGACCCTGATTCCCTACACCGGCTCGGACACGTTCCTGCGCGTGTTCGTGGTCGGGCTCCTGAACACGCTCGTGGTCTCGGTGGTCGGCATCGTCTTCGCCACCGTGATCGGCTTCATCGTCGCGCTGTGCCGGCTGTCGCCGAACTGGCTCTTGTCGCGCGTCGGCGAAATCTATGTCGAGCTCATCCGCAACCTGCCGCTGCTATTCCAGATCCTGTTCTGGTACCTCGCGGTGCTCGCGGCGTTGCCCAATCCGCGGCAGAGCATTTCGCTGCTCGGCATTGCCTTCCTCAGCAATCGCGGCCTCGTGGTTCCCAGCCCGATCGGCGAGAGCGGTCTCGAGCCGTTCCTGGCGATGCTGGCGCTTGGCATCGTCGCGGCGCTGGCCTTGCGCATCTATGCGCGGCGCGCGCTGTTTCAGGAAGGCCGGATGATCCGGATCTGGCCTTACGTGCTGGGTCTGCTGTTCGGGCTGCCACTCGCCACCATCCTGGTGTTCGGTTTGCCTTTCACCGTCGAGCTGCCGCAGCTCAAAGGGTTCAATTTCGCCGGCGGCTCGCGCATCATCCCGGAGTTCGTGGCGCTGACCTTGGCGCTATCGACCTATACCGCCGCCTTCATCGCCGAGATCGTGCGCGCCGGCATCCTGTCCGTCCATAGGGGGCAGATGGAGGCGGGGTCCTCGCTGGGCCTGAGCCGCGGCACCACGCTCCGGCTGATCGTCGTGCCGCAGGCCATGCGCGTCATCGTGCCGCCGCTGACCAACCAATACCTCAACCTCACGAAAAATTCCTCGCTCGCGGTCGCGATCGGCTATCCTGACCTGGTGTCGGTATTCGCCGGCACCTCGCTGAGCCAGACCGGCCAGGCGATCGAGATCATCGCCATGACGATGGGCGTCTACCTCCTGATCTCCCTCGTCACCAGCGCGATCATGAGCGTCTACGGTTGGCGCGTCAGCCGGAGCCTCGGCGCATGA
- a CDS encoding tetratricopeptide repeat protein: MQSSGAGARAFQNARLQKKLKKQADAIISAAASAHGQGRYAETEALCRQVLQAIPDHFDATHLLGLCAHQGGRLGEAQQLLARAIALEPRSHEAYNNLATVHSGLGQFEAARACQERAIALKPNFPQALTSLGNTLLHMNLPEQAIEAYDRAIRLKPDHADALCNRGLAELTLRQFDRAKQSFERALVFQSRHVEALVGKGVVSIELKHYDEAEAALGAALTIRPNSAKGLAHRGRLHLELSRSERAAADFDAALALSPRLEVALQGKAQVALAMGNTAQAIAAVKTLLEENPRSAIAMTLLSACFANQGEIASAIEHLDAALAIAPDHADLIARKIHFLDFLSDADFAVQQAARKYWWEAIGARLPQRQLSARQLDPDRRIVIGYVAAEFWYHSAAFGLLPVLRHHDHAKFEIVCYSCSPLRDEMTAEFKSLADIWVDAWQLSDDELADRIQADNVDILIDVSGHSTGNRLPVFARKPAPIQVTGFGHATGTGLQTMDYVLADPVFIPQSARHLLAEKVHDLPCLITTDPILDVPPSELPMLRNGYVTFGVFNRIYKISDQAIRVWAKVMREATGSKIIIKHTLLDDSLLRDNLIARFVAQGIAEENVICMGSTPRHEHLLAFAQVDISLDTFPQNGGVSTWESLYAGVPVVAKLGNGASSRAGGAIVAAVGLDDWVAEDDEGYAAIACKYAAQPAHLAKLRAELPARIAASPAGNVEIYTRRVEAGYRQFWHDYCASASERGEVV; this comes from the coding sequence TTGCAGAGCAGCGGCGCCGGCGCGCGCGCGTTCCAGAACGCGCGATTGCAGAAGAAATTGAAGAAGCAGGCGGACGCCATCATCTCCGCCGCGGCGAGCGCCCATGGCCAGGGACGATATGCGGAGACCGAGGCGCTGTGCCGTCAGGTCCTGCAAGCCATTCCCGATCATTTCGACGCCACGCACCTGCTCGGCCTGTGCGCGCATCAAGGCGGCCGCCTGGGGGAGGCGCAACAGCTGCTCGCGCGCGCGATTGCGCTCGAGCCGCGTTCGCATGAGGCCTATAACAATCTCGCGACCGTACACTCCGGCCTCGGGCAATTTGAGGCCGCCCGCGCATGTCAGGAGAGGGCGATCGCGCTGAAGCCGAATTTTCCGCAGGCCCTGACCAGCCTCGGTAATACCTTGCTCCACATGAACCTGCCCGAACAGGCGATCGAAGCGTACGACCGCGCCATTCGCCTGAAGCCGGACCATGCCGATGCGCTTTGCAATCGTGGCTTGGCGGAGCTGACGCTACGCCAGTTCGACCGCGCCAAGCAAAGTTTCGAGCGCGCATTGGTGTTTCAGTCGCGTCACGTGGAAGCGCTCGTTGGCAAAGGCGTGGTCAGTATCGAGCTCAAGCACTACGATGAGGCGGAAGCCGCGCTCGGCGCGGCGCTGACGATCAGGCCCAATTCGGCGAAGGGCCTGGCACACCGCGGACGGCTCCATCTCGAGCTGTCGCGCTCGGAGCGGGCGGCAGCGGATTTCGATGCAGCACTGGCGCTTTCGCCCAGGCTCGAGGTGGCCTTGCAGGGAAAGGCGCAGGTCGCGCTTGCCATGGGCAACACGGCGCAGGCGATTGCGGCCGTCAAGACCTTGCTCGAGGAAAATCCGCGCTCCGCGATCGCGATGACGTTGCTGAGCGCCTGTTTTGCAAACCAGGGCGAGATCGCATCCGCAATCGAGCATCTCGACGCCGCGCTGGCAATCGCGCCGGACCATGCGGACCTGATTGCGCGGAAGATCCACTTTCTGGACTTTCTTTCCGACGCCGATTTCGCGGTCCAGCAGGCCGCGCGAAAATATTGGTGGGAGGCGATCGGCGCAAGGTTGCCGCAAAGGCAGCTCTCAGCACGGCAGCTCGATCCTGACAGGCGGATCGTGATCGGTTATGTCGCTGCCGAGTTCTGGTACCATTCGGCGGCGTTCGGCCTGCTGCCGGTGCTGCGCCATCATGATCACGCCAAATTCGAAATCGTCTGCTATTCGTGCTCGCCGTTGCGAGACGAGATGACCGCCGAATTCAAGTCGTTGGCGGATATCTGGGTGGACGCCTGGCAGCTTTCGGATGACGAGCTGGCCGATCGTATCCAGGCGGACAATGTCGATATCCTGATCGACGTGTCCGGGCATTCGACCGGCAACAGGCTGCCCGTATTCGCCCGCAAGCCGGCTCCCATCCAGGTCACGGGCTTCGGCCACGCGACCGGTACGGGCCTTCAGACCATGGACTACGTGCTCGCCGATCCGGTCTTCATTCCGCAATCGGCGCGCCATCTGCTCGCCGAAAAGGTTCACGATCTGCCGTGCCTGATCACGACCGATCCCATCCTGGATGTGCCGCCTTCGGAGCTTCCCATGCTCCGCAACGGCTATGTCACCTTCGGTGTGTTCAACCGCATCTACAAGATCTCGGACCAGGCAATCCGCGTATGGGCGAAAGTGATGCGCGAGGCGACCGGATCGAAGATCATCATCAAGCATACTTTGCTCGATGATTCCTTGCTGCGCGACAATCTGATCGCGCGGTTCGTGGCGCAGGGTATCGCCGAAGAGAACGTGATCTGCATGGGCTCGACCCCACGCCACGAGCACCTGTTGGCCTTCGCGCAGGTCGACATCTCCCTCGATACGTTCCCGCAAAATGGCGGCGTCAGCACCTGGGAATCCCTCTATGCGGGCGTTCCGGTCGTCGCAAAGCTCGGCAATGGCGCCTCGTCGCGCGCCGGTGGCGCCATCGTGGCCGCCGTTGGGCTCGACGACTGGGTCGCCGAGGACGACGAGGGCTACGCCGCAATCGCGTGCAAATATGCGGCACAGCCTGCGCATCTGGCGAAGTTGCGTGCGGAGTTGCCAGCTCGGATCGCAGCCTCGCCGGCAGGCAATGTCGAGATCTATACGCGCAGGGTCGAGGCGGGATATCGCCAGTTCTGGCACGACTATTGTGCCTCGGCCTCGGAACGCGGCGAGGTCGTGTAA
- a CDS encoding amino acid ABC transporter substrate-binding protein: MKRVTLALTLALAAGLTAQAADAQTLKTVKDRGMLSCGVSQGLPGFSSPDDKGNWTGLDVDVCRAIAGAIFNDPTKVKYVPLSAKDRFTALQSGEIDVLSRNTTWTISRDTSLGANFTGVTYYDGQGFMVKKSLKVNSALELNSASVCVQTGTTTEQNLADYFKANNMKYEVIAFSTNDETVKAYEAGRCDVFTTDQSGLYANRLKLANPNDHMVLPEIISKEPLGPMVRHGDDQWFDIVKWTLFAMITAEELGVTSKNVDEKAKLESPELKRVLGSDGNFGEQLGLTKDWVVRIVKAVGNYGEVFDRNVGSGSPLAINRGLNNLWNKGGLQYAPPIR; this comes from the coding sequence ATGAAACGCGTAACCCTGGCTCTCACTCTGGCTCTCGCCGCCGGCCTCACCGCGCAGGCCGCCGATGCGCAAACGCTCAAGACCGTCAAGGACCGGGGCATGCTGTCCTGCGGCGTCAGCCAGGGCCTGCCGGGCTTCTCATCGCCCGACGACAAGGGCAACTGGACCGGGCTCGACGTCGACGTCTGCCGCGCCATCGCCGGGGCCATCTTCAACGATCCGACCAAGGTCAAATACGTGCCGCTGTCCGCCAAGGACCGCTTCACGGCGCTGCAATCCGGCGAGATCGACGTGCTCTCGCGCAACACCACCTGGACCATCTCGCGCGACACCTCGCTCGGCGCCAACTTCACCGGCGTGACCTATTATGACGGGCAGGGCTTCATGGTGAAGAAGTCCCTCAAGGTGAATTCCGCGCTCGAGCTCAATAGCGCATCGGTCTGCGTGCAGACCGGCACCACCACCGAGCAAAATCTCGCCGACTACTTCAAGGCCAACAACATGAAGTACGAGGTGATCGCGTTCAGCACCAATGACGAAACGGTCAAGGCCTATGAAGCCGGCCGCTGCGACGTCTTCACCACCGACCAGTCGGGCCTGTACGCCAACCGCCTCAAGCTCGCCAATCCCAACGACCATATGGTGCTCCCCGAAATCATCTCGAAGGAGCCGCTCGGGCCGATGGTGCGCCACGGCGACGACCAGTGGTTCGACATCGTGAAATGGACGCTGTTTGCGATGATCACGGCTGAAGAGCTCGGCGTGACCTCGAAGAACGTCGACGAGAAGGCGAAGCTGGAAAGCCCGGAGCTGAAGCGCGTGCTCGGCAGCGACGGTAATTTCGGCGAACAGCTCGGCCTGACCAAGGACTGGGTGGTACGGATCGTGAAGGCGGTCGGCAATTACGGCGAGGTGTTCGACCGCAACGTCGGCTCGGGCTCGCCGCTGGCCATCAACCGCGGTCTCAACAATCTCTGGAACAAGGGCGGTCTCCAGTACGCGCCGCCGATCCGCTGA
- the metC gene encoding cystathionine beta-lyase has protein sequence MDSSHPSQQQAETRLVTSGRDTKAQKGFVNPPVFHGSTVLYPTAEDLHAHRGEFTYGRHGSPTTKAFQETLMALEGPQCAGVGIVPSGLSAISTTLLSVLKAGDHLLVCDNVYRPSRNFCNGMLTRYGIETTYFDPLIGAGIDKLLKPNTRAVLVEAPGSQSFEMPDIRAIAEIAHGRGALVIDDNTWATPLYHRSLEQGVDISMQAATKYIGGHSDIMFGTISANAKAWPMVAEGIRLLGVCAGPDDVFLALRGLRTLSVRLAQHHRSGLDMARWLAARPEVARVLHPALETDPGHAIWKRDFTGASGLFSIVLKPAPQKAVDTMLDTLKLFGMGFSWGGFESLVIPFDCDAYRTATKWAPGGPTLRLHIGLESVDDLKADLDRGFAALKAAM, from the coding sequence ATGGATTCCTCGCACCCCTCCCAGCAGCAGGCCGAGACCCGGCTGGTCACCTCCGGCCGCGACACCAAGGCGCAGAAGGGGTTCGTCAATCCGCCGGTATTTCACGGCTCGACCGTGCTCTATCCGACCGCCGAGGACCTGCACGCCCATCGCGGCGAGTTCACGTATGGCCGCCACGGTTCCCCCACCACGAAGGCCTTCCAGGAGACGCTGATGGCGCTGGAGGGGCCGCAATGCGCCGGCGTCGGCATCGTGCCGTCGGGACTGTCGGCGATCTCGACCACCCTGCTCTCGGTGCTGAAGGCCGGCGACCATCTCCTGGTCTGCGACAACGTCTATCGGCCCTCGCGCAATTTCTGCAACGGCATGCTCACCCGCTATGGCATCGAGACCACCTATTTCGATCCGCTGATCGGCGCCGGCATCGACAAGCTGCTCAAGCCCAACACCCGCGCCGTTCTGGTGGAGGCGCCAGGCTCGCAATCGTTCGAGATGCCCGACATCCGCGCCATCGCCGAGATTGCCCATGGTCGCGGCGCGCTCGTCATCGACGACAACACCTGGGCGACGCCGCTCTATCACCGCTCGCTCGAACAGGGCGTCGACATCAGCATGCAGGCGGCCACCAAATATATCGGTGGCCATTCCGACATCATGTTCGGCACCATCTCGGCCAACGCCAAGGCTTGGCCGATGGTCGCCGAAGGCATTCGCCTGCTCGGCGTCTGTGCCGGCCCCGACGACGTCTTCCTGGCGCTGCGCGGTCTGCGCACGCTGTCGGTGCGGCTGGCGCAGCATCATCGTTCGGGGCTCGACATGGCGCGCTGGCTCGCCGCCAGACCCGAGGTTGCGCGCGTATTGCATCCGGCACTCGAAACCGATCCCGGCCATGCGATCTGGAAGCGTGACTTCACGGGCGCGTCCGGCCTGTTCAGCATCGTGCTGAAGCCGGCGCCGCAGAAGGCGGTCGACACCATGCTCGACACGCTCAAGCTATTCGGCATGGGCTTCTCCTGGGGCGGCTTCGAGAGCCTCGTGATTCCCTTCGATTGCGACGCCTACCGCACCGCGACCAAGTGGGCGCCCGGTGGCCCGACGCTGCGCCTGCACATCGGGCTCGAGAGCGTCGACGACCTCAAGGCCGATCTCGACCGCGGCTTCGCTGCTCTCAAGGCGGCAATGTGA
- a CDS encoding tetratricopeptide repeat protein — MQGSGGARAFQNARLQKKLMKQADAILFAAAAAYGQGRFAETEALCREILKAIPNHVDAMHLFGMCAHDGRRLEEAQQLLERVIELDPRLHDAHNNLATVHFDLGNYEEARRCQERAIALKPNFAVALTNLGNTLMHLGQYGQALELHERAIKLKPDYADAFCNRGMVEILLGQVTRAKESFDRALLFQPRHAEAIVGSGMVSMELRHHEEAAAKFAMALAIKPGAPRILAQRGRLSYELQRLEPALADFEAALAISPKLELALRGKAQACLVMGKTAQAMAAATTLIERNPRSEMGLALMGFAYSNQGDMDSAIEYLDRALAIRPDYGDAIRGKIFLQDYRAEADFVVQQAVRRDWWDLIGSKMLRRELPKRPLDPEKRIVVGYVAAEFRQHSAGLTLLPVLRHHDHARFEIICYYSWPGEDEYTAKFKQMADVWVDAWQLSDDELADRIQADNVDILIDVSGHTTGNRLQVFARKPAPIQATGFGHATGTGMQTMDYVLADPIFIPPSVRHLFAEKIHDLPCLITMEPVSDLAPSELPMLRNGYVTFGVFNRIYKISDDAIRVWSRLMRELPGSKIILKHGLLDDQLLRDSLVARFVAQGVAEENISCLGTTSRNDHLAAFAQVDISLDTFPQNGGISTWESLYKGVPVVAKLGNGASSRAGASIVAAVGLGDWVAEDDEGYIEIARKFATQPDHLAKLRAQLPAQIAASPAGNVEIYTRELEAGYRQFWRDYCAAASDGGELA; from the coding sequence TTGCAGGGCAGCGGCGGCGCGCGCGCATTCCAGAACGCGCGATTGCAGAAGAAATTGATGAAGCAGGCGGATGCCATCCTCTTCGCCGCGGCCGCCGCCTATGGCCAGGGCAGATTTGCCGAAACCGAGGCGCTCTGCCGTGAGATCCTGAAAGCGATTCCGAATCATGTCGACGCCATGCACTTGTTCGGTATGTGCGCGCATGACGGCCGGCGCCTGGAGGAGGCGCAACAACTGCTTGAGCGCGTGATCGAGCTCGATCCGCGCCTGCACGATGCCCATAACAATCTCGCCACCGTGCATTTCGACCTCGGCAATTACGAAGAGGCGCGGCGGTGTCAGGAGAGGGCCATCGCGCTGAAGCCGAATTTCGCGGTGGCGCTGACCAACCTCGGCAATACGCTGATGCATTTGGGGCAGTACGGACAGGCGCTCGAGCTGCACGAACGCGCCATCAAGTTGAAGCCGGATTATGCCGATGCGTTCTGCAATCGCGGCATGGTCGAGATCTTGCTTGGACAGGTCACTCGCGCCAAGGAAAGTTTCGATCGCGCCCTGCTGTTTCAGCCGCGTCACGCCGAGGCCATCGTCGGCAGCGGCATGGTCAGCATGGAGCTGCGGCACCACGAGGAGGCGGCAGCCAAGTTTGCCATGGCGCTCGCGATCAAGCCCGGCGCGCCAAGGATCCTGGCCCAACGCGGGCGCCTCAGTTACGAGCTGCAGCGCCTGGAGCCCGCGCTTGCGGATTTCGAGGCGGCGCTTGCCATTTCGCCCAAGCTCGAACTGGCGCTCCGGGGCAAGGCGCAGGCCTGCCTCGTCATGGGAAAGACCGCGCAGGCGATGGCGGCCGCGACGACCTTGATCGAGCGAAATCCGCGCTCCGAGATGGGGTTGGCGCTGATGGGCTTCGCTTATTCGAACCAGGGGGACATGGACTCCGCGATCGAATATCTCGATCGTGCGCTTGCGATCCGACCGGACTATGGGGATGCGATCAGGGGCAAGATCTTCTTGCAGGACTACCGCGCCGAAGCCGATTTCGTGGTCCAGCAGGCGGTCCGACGAGACTGGTGGGACTTGATCGGCTCCAAGATGCTGCGAAGGGAGCTGCCGAAGCGCCCGCTTGATCCGGAAAAGCGGATCGTTGTCGGCTATGTCGCTGCCGAATTCCGGCAGCACTCGGCGGGCCTCACTTTGCTGCCGGTGCTGCGCCATCATGATCACGCCCGATTTGAAATCATCTGCTACTACTCTTGGCCGGGAGAGGACGAGTACACCGCCAAGTTCAAGCAAATGGCGGACGTCTGGGTCGACGCCTGGCAGCTATCGGACGACGAACTCGCCGATCGCATTCAGGCCGACAATGTCGACATCCTCATCGACGTTTCGGGCCACACGACCGGTAACAGGCTGCAGGTCTTCGCGCGGAAGCCGGCCCCGATCCAGGCCACCGGCTTCGGACACGCGACGGGCACGGGCATGCAGACCATGGACTATGTGCTCGCGGATCCCATTTTCATTCCGCCATCGGTTCGGCATTTGTTTGCCGAAAAGATCCACGATCTGCCGTGCCTGATCACGATGGAGCCCGTCTCGGATCTGGCGCCTTCCGAGCTGCCGATGCTCCGCAACGGCTACGTCACCTTCGGCGTGTTCAACCGCATCTACAAGATATCGGACGATGCGATCCGTGTGTGGTCGCGCTTGATGCGAGAGCTGCCGGGATCGAAGATCATCCTCAAGCATGGTTTGCTCGATGACCAATTGCTGCGCGATAGCCTGGTCGCGCGCTTCGTGGCGCAGGGCGTTGCCGAGGAGAACATCAGCTGCCTGGGCACCACCTCGCGCAACGACCACCTGGCGGCTTTTGCCCAGGTCGATATTTCCCTCGATACGTTCCCGCAAAATGGCGGCATCAGCACCTGGGAATCGCTCTACAAGGGCGTTCCGGTGGTGGCCAAGCTCGGCAATGGGGCGTCGTCGCGTGCCGGCGCCTCCATCGTGGCCGCCGTCGGTCTCGGCGACTGGGTCGCCGAGGATGACGAGGGCTATATCGAGATCGCGCGCAAATTTGCGACGCAGCCCGATCATCTCGCGAAGTTGCGCGCGCAGTTGCCGGCTCAGATTGCAGCCTCGCCGGCCGGCAATGTCGAGATCTACACGCGTGAGCTCGAGGCGGGCTACCGCCAGTTCTGGCGCGATTATTGTGCCGCCGCCTCGGACGGCGGCGAGCTGGCATAA
- a CDS encoding amino acid ABC transporter permease — protein sequence MSDIATSAFVRRDLVAERPAPVKTTGFIGVLRTRLFNSPTNILLTIVGALLLWFTIVPSVKFLMVDAVWTGNDRTACLAENAGFAVGACWPYIQAKLPQLVYGFYPEAERWRVNLTFVLAVVLLAPLLIPRLPAKGLNASLFFIALPVVAFFLLHGGGIKGLGLSWTVGLLQLFDESLIGAGQALLNLSKTSAIAPLLWAVGSLIVLVGTAISWLIFPLTWLRDQIQETGQPVWADFAITAAIVCLIAFVLGGGVRTGGRALASSIAAFIGIAIVIKLMGLDSGGLPVVATNLWGGLLVTLVVSVTGIVTSLPIGVALALGRRSTIPLIRIFSIAFIEFWRGVPLITVLFFATYMLPLFLPGNFTVDGLVRALIGIALFTGAYQAENVRGGLAAIPRGQGEAAAALGLSWWKTTSLIVLPQALRHVIPNLVNSFISLFKDTSLVSIVALFDLLGSLRASFSDPKWSTPSTAFTGFAFAGVIYFIFCFGMSRYSLFVEHRLNAHRRN from the coding sequence ATGAGCGATATTGCGACGTCCGCCTTCGTTCGTCGGGACCTGGTCGCCGAGCGTCCCGCGCCGGTCAAGACCACGGGCTTCATCGGCGTGCTGCGAACCCGCCTGTTCAACTCGCCGACCAACATCCTGCTCACGATCGTGGGCGCCCTGCTGCTCTGGTTCACCATCGTTCCCTCCGTCAAATTCCTGATGGTCGATGCGGTCTGGACCGGCAACGATCGCACGGCTTGCCTTGCCGAGAACGCTGGTTTTGCGGTCGGCGCCTGCTGGCCCTACATCCAGGCCAAGCTGCCGCAACTGGTCTATGGCTTCTATCCCGAGGCCGAGCGCTGGCGGGTCAATCTCACGTTCGTCTTGGCGGTGGTCCTGCTGGCGCCGCTGCTCATTCCCAGGCTGCCCGCGAAGGGGCTGAATGCCAGCCTGTTCTTCATCGCCCTTCCGGTGGTGGCATTCTTCCTGTTGCACGGCGGCGGCATCAAGGGATTGGGCCTGAGCTGGACGGTCGGCCTGCTGCAACTGTTCGACGAGAGCCTCATCGGCGCCGGGCAGGCGCTGCTCAATCTCAGCAAGACGTCCGCCATCGCACCGCTGCTGTGGGCCGTCGGAAGCCTCATCGTGCTGGTCGGCACGGCGATCTCCTGGCTGATCTTCCCGCTCACCTGGCTGCGTGATCAGATCCAGGAGACGGGGCAGCCGGTCTGGGCCGATTTCGCCATCACGGCCGCGATTGTCTGCCTGATCGCCTTCGTTCTTGGCGGCGGCGTTCGCACCGGCGGGCGGGCTCTGGCATCCAGCATCGCCGCCTTCATTGGCATCGCGATCGTCATCAAGCTGATGGGCCTCGACAGTGGGGGATTGCCTGTTGTGGCAACGAATTTGTGGGGTGGCCTTCTGGTGACGCTGGTGGTCTCCGTCACCGGCATCGTCACCTCGTTGCCGATCGGTGTCGCGCTGGCGCTCGGCCGCCGTTCCACCATTCCACTGATCCGGATCTTCTCGATCGCCTTCATCGAATTCTGGCGCGGCGTGCCGCTGATCACCGTGCTGTTCTTCGCAACCTATATGCTGCCTTTGTTCCTGCCCGGCAATTTCACCGTCGACGGGCTCGTGCGCGCCCTGATCGGGATTGCGCTGTTCACGGGCGCTTATCAGGCCGAGAACGTCCGCGGCGGCTTGGCCGCGATTCCGCGCGGGCAGGGCGAGGCGGCCGCTGCCCTGGGGCTCTCCTGGTGGAAGACGACCTCGCTGATCGTGTTGCCGCAGGCGCTGCGCCACGTCATTCCGAACCTGGTCAACAGCTTCATCTCGCTGTTCAAGGACACCTCGTTGGTCTCGATCGTGGCGCTGTTCGATCTCCTCGGCTCGCTCCGCGCCTCGTTCTCGGATCCGAAATGGTCGACGCCGTCGACCGCGTTCACCGGCTTTGCCTTTGCCGGCGTCATCTATTTCATCTTCTGCTTTGGAATGTCGCGCTACTCGCTGTTCGTCGAGCACCGCCTCAACGCTCACCGCCGCAACTGA